One part of the Pogoniulus pusillus isolate bPogPus1 chromosome 34, bPogPus1.pri, whole genome shotgun sequence genome encodes these proteins:
- the TTPA gene encoding alpha-tocopherol transfer protein: MSQGPPGAGQLNDLPDHSPLVRSAAAELRRRAEAEPGQRWPQPLEDSFLLRFLRARDFHLDLAWRLLKNYQKWRIECPEISADLQPSSILGLLQAGYHGVLRQRDPHGSKVLIYRIGQWDPNLFTAYEVFRVSLITSELIVKETETQRNGVKAIFDLQGWRIAHAFQISPAVAKKIAAVLTDSFPLKVRGIHLINEPLFFHPVFALIKPFLTEKIKQRVYMHGSNYTQSLSEHFPVSILPQEYGGEEVSMEELAKEWTDFIMASADYLQSISLVAQE; encoded by the exons ATGTCGCAGGGGCCGCCGGGCGCGGGGCAGCTCAACGACCTGCCCGACCACTCGCCGCTGGTGCGCAGCGCCGCGGCCGAGCTGCGGCGGCGGGCGGAGGCTGAGCCCGGACAGCGCTGGCCGCAGCCCCTCGAGGATTCCTTCCTGCTGAGGTTCCTGCGCGCCAGAGACTTCCACCTGGACCTGGCCTGGAGG ttACTGAAGAACTACCAGAAGTGGAGAATTGAGTGCCCAGAAATAAGTGCAGATTTGCAACCATCTTCTATTCTCGGTCTTCTGCAAGCTGGCTACCATGGAGTCCTGAGACAAAGGGATCCCCATGGAAGCAAAGTTCTGATCTACAGAATTG GACAATGGGATCCGAACTTGTTTACAGCCTACGAGGTGTTCCGTGTAAGCCTCATCACATCCGAGCTCATTGTCAAGGAGACTGAGACTCAGCGGAATGGAGTCAAGGCTATCTTTGATCTTCAAGGCTGGAGAATCGCTCATGCATTTCAAATCAGTCCAGCAGTGGCCAAGAAAATTGCTGCTGTGCTCACA GATTCCTTTCCACTAAAGGTTCGAGGTATCCACTTGATTAATGAGCCTTTATTCTTCCACCCAGTCTTCGCTCTAATTAAGCCTTTTCTCACTGAAAAAATAAAGCAACGG GTGTATATGCATGGAAGTAACTACACACAGAGCCTGAGCGAGCACTTCCCAGTCAGCATTCTCCCACAGGAATATGGTGGGGAGGAAGTCTCCATGGAAGAGCTGGCCAAGGAGTGGACTGACTTTATAATGGCATCTGCAGATTACCTGCAAAGCATCTCTCTGGTTGCCCAAGAATAA